The genomic region AAAGCTTCGTCCACTGCGGCGGCGAGAGTTTTATCTATGTTGAAAACCGCATATTTCAAAGGTAAAAAAAGTCCGTCGATGATGTCTTTTTGCCTTTTCTCTTCTTCCGTCCGTGCGAACGGAAGTTTTTTCGCCAAGGCCTCGTAGACTATTACGGCTCTTGTAAAATATACCGCCTTCGCTCCTAAAAGTCCTTTAAATTTATAAACCCCGTCCGTCAACGCTTTTTCTTCTTTGGAGAGCGCGTTCGTGCAGTTTTCAAATATGATTTCCGGCAAAAAAAGAACGTAGTCGTTGCCAGCCAATATACCGCCGAGCCCTACCGCAGGCACGTCTATCGATCTTTTCAATGCTTCCGTCATGGCGACGATGATCAAAAAAATATTGTGATTTTTGCGTAAAGGATCCTCGTTTGATGAAGGAATTTGTCCGCAGAATATCGCATGGCCTGAATCCTTATCCGCCTCTATGTGCGAAAACGTCCACGGACTGAATTTTACGAACTCCGGCGATTCCTGAAAAAGCCCTGAAGCGGCTGCAGGTTCTGCAGAAGACGTGCCGAGAGCTTTATTCGTTCGATAACAGTCGCCGCACTTGCCATTGTCGCCGAATTTGGCATTGTCGTCAAACTCGCCGCCGCTATGTTTGCCGCCGTACTTGTCGGCATCGTCGCATTCGCCGTGCTGCGAAACTTTCGGGCGGAATTTTACGAGAAGTCCCTTATCGGTCGTTAAAAACTGCGCAAGATTTGTCTTACCGAATGCGGATTCTGTAAGTCCCGAATCCATGCGCAATTCGTTTGAACTTATCGAAATAAAGGTTGACATCAGCGTCTGCCGTTCGGCGCGTACAGGTATTTGAAGTATTCCATATCCGTGCTGTAAGTCGCGTCAAAATTTTTCATTGTATTTTTATAAGACTCCATGCTCTTCCAGAACTCATAAAATTCCGGATCTTTTGAATATGATTCCGTATAAATGCGCGCGGCTTCGGCGTCCGCCTTTCCCTTTGTTTCTTCGGATTTGCGGTAGGCTTCCGACCGGATACGGCGTTTTTCGTTTTCAAGGCGCCCGAGCCATTCGGCTTTTTTTCCTTCACCCAAAGAGCGGTAAGCCTGCGCGACCTGATTTCGTTCCTTTATCATTCTGTTATAGACGCTTTCCGTAAGCTCGTTTGAATATTTTATCTGTCGCGGCACAATGTCTAAAAGATTTATTCCGTATTCAATCAGCGACTTGTTGGCTTCTTCCGTCATCTGCAAACATAGGTCGTTCCTTCCGCGTAAAACGGATTCGTTTACCGTGCTTACGTTTACGAGCGATTCTATTTCGGCAATTTCCTGATCATTTTCGGTTTTATTGTATCCGTTTGGTTTTTCGTTGATTATGTTTGACGAGCGGACGATTTCGCTGAGTCTGTTTTGCGTTATTACCGTTCTTGTGGATGAATCTATTATGTCGCTTAAACGGTTGTAAGCCGCTTCGAGCGTTTTAAAACTGCGGTAGAATTTATCCGGCTCCGTGATCTTCCAGCGGCTCGTGGTGTCGACGATTATGAACTGATTTTCCTTTGTGGGAATGCGCTGAGAATCTCCGTCAAGAGATAAGATCAATTTCGGATATGTTACGACGGTATCTATGACAGGCATTTTAATGTGCAAGCCCGCTTCCGTGTGCGTTTTTACGATTTGGCCGAATCTTGTCACTACGACTTGCTGGCCTTCGTTTACTATAAAGATGGGCCCCGTCTTTATAACCAGCAGCACAAGGACTGCAAGTCCTATGAGAATCTTGTATGCGGTTTTTATCTTTTTCATATTATTCTCCTGATTTTGCGGTGCCTGCACCGGAAGTCAGCGTTTTTACGGGCAGAACGTTTTGAAGCTTTTTGTCTATGAGCGAGGGCGATTTGTCTTCGCCGTCGAAAAGTTCTTCCATAGTTTCAAGATAGAGTCTGTTTCTTGTGATCACGGGAGAGCGGCTGTATTCCGAATACACTGAATTAAAGCGCGCCGTATCGCCGCGCGCTCGGTTTACGCGTTCCGACGCATAGCCTTCCGCGATCTGCACTTGCTGATCGGCTTGTCCCTGCGTTT from Treponema parvum harbors:
- the hflC gene encoding protease modulator HflC, with the translated sequence MKKIKTAYKILIGLAVLVLLVIKTGPIFIVNEGQQVVVTRFGQIVKTHTEAGLHIKMPVIDTVVTYPKLILSLDGDSQRIPTKENQFIIVDTTSRWKITEPDKFYRSFKTLEAAYNRLSDIIDSSTRTVITQNRLSEIVRSSNIINEKPNGYNKTENDQEIAEIESLVNVSTVNESVLRGRNDLCLQMTEEANKSLIEYGINLLDIVPRQIKYSNELTESVYNRMIKERNQVAQAYRSLGEGKKAEWLGRLENEKRRIRSEAYRKSEETKGKADAEAARIYTESYSKDPEFYEFWKSMESYKNTMKNFDATYSTDMEYFKYLYAPNGRR